The following proteins come from a genomic window of Achromobacter deleyi:
- a CDS encoding proline dehydrogenase family protein, producing MSLFQKSAIALARSPAVGRAMRALAARTSLARRFVGGADIAQAVRTAVRLREAHGIRASLFYLGEYVADADAIEHNTRQAMQACAALGQAGLDVHVSIDPTAIGYMRGDALGRGNARRIAVAAREASAGGRDWVVLDMEDSGLRERTCALHRELLQAGLPAGLTLQARRRGTPADLAATIGQRTSLRLVKGAFPERALDHAGRARIDQAYLDAAAIMLSPAAREAGFLPVFGTHDDRLAGVIMTLARERGWAPEAFEFEMLYGVRPDWQLALRQLGYAVRVYLPFGQDWWPYAARRIGEHPRNAWLLARAVGTQGRYFG from the coding sequence ATGAGCCTCTTCCAGAAATCCGCCATCGCGCTGGCCCGCAGCCCGGCTGTGGGGCGCGCCATGCGCGCACTGGCCGCGCGCACGTCGCTGGCGCGCCGCTTCGTCGGCGGCGCCGACATCGCGCAGGCGGTGCGCACCGCGGTCCGGCTGCGCGAGGCGCACGGCATCCGCGCATCCTTGTTCTACCTGGGCGAGTACGTGGCCGACGCCGACGCCATCGAGCACAACACGCGGCAGGCCATGCAGGCCTGCGCGGCGTTGGGCCAGGCGGGGCTGGACGTGCACGTGTCCATCGACCCCACCGCCATCGGCTACATGCGCGGCGACGCGCTGGGGCGCGGCAATGCGCGGCGCATCGCCGTGGCGGCGCGCGAGGCGTCGGCGGGCGGCCGCGACTGGGTGGTGCTGGACATGGAGGACTCGGGCCTGCGCGAGCGCACCTGCGCCCTGCATCGCGAGCTGCTGCAGGCGGGCCTGCCCGCCGGCCTGACCCTGCAGGCGCGCCGCCGCGGCACGCCGGCGGACCTGGCCGCGACCATCGGCCAGCGCACCTCGCTGCGGCTGGTCAAGGGCGCCTTTCCCGAACGCGCGCTGGACCATGCCGGCCGCGCCCGGATCGACCAGGCCTACCTGGACGCGGCCGCCATCATGCTGTCGCCGGCGGCGCGCGAGGCCGGTTTCCTGCCGGTCTTCGGCACCCACGACGACCGGCTCGCGGGCGTCATCATGACGCTGGCGCGCGAGCGCGGCTGGGCGCCGGAGGCGTTCGAGTTCGAGATGCTCTATGGCGTGCGGCCGGACTGGCAACTGGCGCTGCGCCAGCTGGGCTATGCCGTCCGCGTCTACCTGCCGTTCGGCCAGGACTGGTGGCCCTACGCCGCGCGACGCATCGGCGAACATCCGCGCAACGCCTGGCTGCTGGCGCGTGCGGTGGGCACGCAAGGGCGCTATTTCGGGTAG
- a CDS encoding DMT family transporter, translated as MPYLFPLFAILFWAGNVIVSKMAASAISPTAITFYRLILALAIMGLFTAVPAWRNRKVILRHWPKLALYGALSSALFQALSYRAAETTTATNMAILTALIPLLSMLLSVVILRDPLTLGMAAGGALSFLGLLYLVGQGEMLSVFQHGIHVGDGLMLLAAFSYALYGVLLRHWKVPLPAWQSTFVQSIFALLYMLPLYLQVPAAQAALDAKTIPLILYAGIFSSVLLSFLWIEGVHRLGPNRCSIFINLLPLFTALAAFVLLREQLRSYHLLGGAVTLLGVLLAQTVQRPLFGRGRAAALAAGKA; from the coding sequence ATGCCCTACCTGTTTCCATTGTTCGCCATCCTGTTCTGGGCGGGCAATGTCATCGTGTCCAAGATGGCGGCCAGCGCCATCTCGCCCACCGCCATCACCTTCTACCGGCTGATCCTGGCGCTGGCGATCATGGGCCTGTTCACGGCCGTGCCGGCCTGGCGCAACCGCAAGGTCATCCTGCGCCACTGGCCCAAGCTGGCGCTGTATGGCGCGCTGTCGTCGGCGCTGTTCCAGGCGCTGTCGTACCGCGCCGCCGAAACCACCACCGCCACCAACATGGCCATCCTGACCGCGCTGATCCCGCTGCTCAGCATGCTGCTGAGCGTGGTCATCCTGCGCGATCCGCTGACGCTGGGCATGGCGGCGGGCGGGGCGCTGTCGTTCCTGGGCCTGCTGTACCTGGTGGGGCAGGGCGAGATGCTGAGCGTGTTCCAGCACGGCATCCACGTCGGCGACGGGTTGATGCTGCTGGCGGCCTTCTCGTACGCGCTGTACGGCGTGCTGCTGCGCCACTGGAAGGTGCCGCTGCCGGCGTGGCAGTCGACCTTCGTGCAGTCGATCTTCGCGCTGCTCTACATGCTGCCGCTGTACCTGCAGGTGCCGGCCGCGCAGGCGGCGCTGGACGCCAAGACCATTCCGCTGATCCTGTACGCGGGCATCTTCTCGTCGGTGCTGCTGTCGTTCCTGTGGATCGAAGGCGTGCACCGCCTGGGCCCCAACCGCTGCAGCATCTTCATCAACCTGCTGCCGCTGTTCACCGCGCTGGCCGCGTTCGTGCTGCTGCGCGAGCAGTTGCGGTCGTATCACCTGCTGGGCGGCGCGGTGACGCTGCTGGGCGTGCTGCTGGCGCAGACGGTGCAGCGGCCGCTGTTCGGCCGTGGCCGGGCCGCCGCCTTGGCCGCCGGCAAGGCGTAA